One window of the Leptotrichia massiliensis genome contains the following:
- the murA gene encoding UDP-N-acetylglucosamine 1-carboxyvinyltransferase → MVDGFRIKGKTPLNGIIKVSGAKNAALPIIIATLVAKGEYILKNVPNLRDIRVTMRLLEDLGMQTEKLDDNSYKIINNGFKRNEASYEIVKQMRASFLVMGPMIANLDEAVVSLPGGCAIGSRPVDLHLKGFEMLGAEITRVHGYIHAKSDNLKGAEIPLGFPSVGATQNIMMAAVKTPGKTIISNAAREPEIVDLGNFLNKMGAKITGLGTPNIEIEGVEELHAVEYSIMPDRIEAGTYVIASLVTEGDLKIQDARLEDLGVFKSELETMGVKFEQNGDILTVIGKAKDLKPSKVKTLPHPGFPTDMQPQMMLLQTLVNGGSSMEETVFENRFMHVPEFNRMGADITIKHGIAFINGGLPLTGAEVMSSDLRAGAALVLAALAADGETIVNRVYHIDRGYDKLELKLNTVGAQIERIKLDV, encoded by the coding sequence GTGGTTGATGGATTTAGAATAAAAGGAAAAACACCTTTAAATGGTATAATTAAAGTAAGTGGAGCAAAAAATGCAGCACTACCAATAATTATTGCAACACTTGTTGCCAAGGGAGAATATATTTTAAAAAATGTACCAAATTTACGTGATATTAGAGTTACAATGAGATTACTTGAAGATTTGGGAATGCAGACTGAAAAACTAGATGATAACTCTTATAAAATAATAAACAATGGTTTTAAAAGAAATGAAGCAAGTTATGAAATTGTAAAACAGATGAGAGCATCATTTTTAGTAATGGGACCTATGATTGCCAACTTGGATGAAGCTGTAGTTTCATTACCTGGAGGATGTGCAATTGGTTCACGTCCAGTTGATTTACATTTAAAAGGTTTTGAAATGTTAGGTGCAGAAATTACAAGAGTTCACGGATACATTCATGCAAAATCAGATAATTTAAAAGGTGCAGAAATACCTTTAGGTTTCCCGAGTGTTGGAGCTACACAGAATATTATGATGGCAGCAGTAAAAACACCTGGAAAAACTATTATTTCAAATGCAGCAAGAGAGCCTGAGATTGTTGATTTAGGAAACTTCCTAAACAAAATGGGAGCTAAAATTACAGGACTTGGTACACCTAATATCGAAATTGAAGGTGTTGAAGAACTTCACGCTGTGGAATATTCAATCATGCCAGATAGAATCGAGGCTGGAACTTATGTAATAGCTTCATTAGTTACAGAAGGAGATTTGAAAATACAAGATGCAAGACTTGAAGATTTGGGAGTATTTAAATCTGAATTGGAAACTATGGGAGTAAAATTTGAACAAAACGGTGATATTTTAACTGTAATAGGAAAAGCAAAAGACTTGAAGCCATCAAAAGTAAAAACATTGCCACATCCTGGATTTCCAACAGATATGCAACCTCAAATGATGTTGCTGCAAACTCTTGTAAATGGTGGAAGTTCAATGGAAGAAACGGTGTTTGAAAACAGATTTATGCATGTGCCTGAATTTAATCGGATGGGAGCAGATATTACTATAAAACATGGTATAGCCTTTATAAATGGAGGACTTCCATTAACAGGTGCAGAAGTAATGTCTTCAGACTTGAGAGCGGGAGCGGCACTGGTTTTAGCAGCACTTGCAGCAGATGGTGAAACTATTGTAAATAGAGTTTACCATATTGACAGAGGATATGACAAACTAGAATTAAAATTAAATACAGTTGGTGCTCAAATTGAAAGAATCAAACTAGATGTTTAA
- a CDS encoding DUF1694 domain-containing protein, whose product MAISVNRNNTDDVMKSMEEATDRAVNAQAEKNLFLGEYKERIIKALTFDEIKEKGIYYEIEKALDNKYAAKMVISRHVNFNDIKKYIEIAKKKKISYKMIDNLACSGQIALVVVAKDAIIHEAGDEIVVTSKLEKFHLKHLSDAYYEAMENSICNFHMDIIKKEMPEYAQNYKELTFMDKLFGSRCPICQKLGGKKRG is encoded by the coding sequence ATGGCTATTAGCGTTAATAGAAATAATACAGATGACGTTATGAAAAGTATGGAAGAAGCAACAGATAGGGCTGTAAATGCACAGGCTGAAAAAAATTTATTTCTTGGAGAATACAAAGAACGAATTATAAAAGCTCTTACTTTTGATGAAATAAAGGAAAAAGGAATTTATTATGAAATAGAAAAAGCTTTGGATAATAAATATGCGGCTAAAATGGTTATTTCACGTCATGTAAACTTTAATGATATAAAAAAATATATTGAAATAGCTAAAAAGAAAAAAATATCATATAAAATGATAGACAATCTAGCCTGCTCAGGACAAATCGCACTTGTAGTAGTAGCAAAAGATGCAATTATACATGAAGCTGGTGATGAAATTGTGGTAACATCAAAATTAGAAAAGTTTCATCTAAAACACTTGTCAGACGCATATTATGAGGCAATGGAAAATTCCATTTGCAATTTTCATATGGATATTATAAAAAAAGAAATGCCAGAATATGCTCAAAATTATAAGGAATTAACTTTTATGGATAAACTATTTGGATCAAGATGTCCAATATGTCAAAAATTAGGAGGAAAAAAACGTGGTTGA
- the fucO gene encoding lactaldehyde reductase: protein MAQRIILNEISYHGFGAINHIPEEVKKNKFKKALICTDKGLLEFGGVSKITDLLDKENLAYEVFSDIQPNPTIENVKDGVEKYKSAGADYIIAIGGGSPMDTAKAVAIIINNPEFSDVRSLEGVADTKNKCVPIIAVATTAGTAAEVTINYVITDVEKDRKFVCVDPHDLPIVAIVDPGMMTSMPKELTAATGLDALTHAIEGFTTKAAWEMTDMFHLKAIELIAKYLRSAVNNEPEGREKMALASYLAGMGFSNVGLGIVHSMAHPLGAFYGTPHGIANAIILPTVMEYNAEFTGEKFKAIAKAFGVKHTRTMSPEEYRKAAVDKVRELASDVGIPNNLKGIMDIKDLDFIAESALNDVCTGGNPRDTNLEDIKELYKKLL, encoded by the coding sequence ATGGCACAAAGAATTATTTTGAACGAAATTTCGTATCATGGTTTTGGAGCAATAAACCATATCCCAGAGGAAGTTAAGAAAAATAAATTCAAAAAAGCGCTTATATGTACAGATAAAGGGCTTTTAGAATTTGGTGGAGTATCAAAAATTACAGATTTGCTGGATAAGGAAAATTTAGCTTATGAAGTTTTTTCTGATATTCAGCCAAATCCAACTATTGAAAATGTAAAAGATGGTGTTGAAAAGTACAAATCTGCAGGTGCTGACTACATTATCGCAATTGGTGGAGGTTCACCAATGGATACTGCAAAAGCAGTTGCCATTATTATCAACAATCCAGAATTTTCTGATGTAAGAAGCCTTGAAGGTGTTGCAGACACTAAAAATAAATGTGTACCAATTATCGCTGTTGCGACAACAGCTGGAACTGCTGCAGAAGTTACAATTAACTATGTAATCACAGATGTTGAAAAAGACAGAAAATTTGTATGCGTTGATCCACATGATTTACCAATTGTAGCAATTGTTGATCCTGGAATGATGACAAGCATGCCAAAAGAACTTACTGCTGCAACTGGACTAGATGCTTTAACTCATGCAATTGAAGGATTTACAACAAAAGCTGCTTGGGAAATGACTGATATGTTTCATTTAAAAGCCATTGAATTAATTGCAAAATATTTGAGAAGCGCTGTAAATAATGAACCTGAAGGACGTGAAAAAATGGCACTTGCTTCATATTTAGCTGGAATGGGATTCTCAAATGTAGGACTTGGAATTGTACATTCAATGGCACATCCGCTAGGAGCATTTTATGGTACTCCACATGGAATTGCAAATGCAATAATTCTTCCAACTGTAATGGAATACAATGCTGAATTTACTGGAGAAAAATTTAAAGCTATCGCAAAAGCATTTGGTGTAAAACATACAAGAACAATGTCACCAGAAGAATATAGAAAAGCTGCAGTTGATAAAGTAAGAGAATTAGCAAGCGATGTTGGAATTCCAAACAACTTAAAAGGAATTATGGATATAAAAGATTTAGACTTTATTGCTGAATCTGCATTAAATGACGTTTGTACAGGTGGAAATCCACGAGATACAAATTTAGAAGACATAAAAGAATTATATAAGAAATTATTATAA
- a CDS encoding tRNA1(Val) (adenine(37)-N6)-methyltransferase has translation MKKNGEETVTSIKNMKVIQRNDFQNFTLDSVLLADFVKINRKTKKILDIGTGCGIIALLLAQRSKARITGIELQETMAEIAIRNINGNKFENQVKIINEDIKNYKDIFNRDEFDTIVTNPPYFEFTGDISQTNNLEQLANARHNINLTLEEIIKISSYLLKNMGSFSIVFRSERLVEVLSLLQKYNLEPKRMKNCYTKWNENSKICLLEAIKDAKKGFSIEMPIFVYDENGRRSEYVENLYK, from the coding sequence ATGAAAAAAAACGGAGAAGAAACAGTTACCTCAATAAAAAATATGAAAGTTATTCAACGAAATGACTTTCAAAATTTTACACTTGATTCTGTCTTGCTTGCAGACTTTGTAAAAATTAATCGAAAAACTAAAAAAATCCTTGATATTGGGACTGGCTGTGGAATTATCGCTTTACTTCTGGCACAGCGGTCAAAAGCTCGAATTACAGGCATAGAATTACAAGAAACAATGGCAGAAATTGCCATAAGAAATATTAATGGCAATAAATTTGAAAATCAGGTTAAAATAATAAACGAAGATATAAAAAATTATAAAGATATTTTTAACCGTGACGAATTTGACACTATCGTTACAAATCCCCCATATTTTGAATTTACTGGCGATATTTCCCAAACAAACAATTTGGAACAACTGGCAAACGCAAGACATAATATTAATTTAACACTTGAAGAAATAATAAAAATTTCTTCTTACTTATTAAAAAATATGGGAAGTTTCTCAATTGTATTCCGAAGCGAACGTCTAGTAGAAGTTCTATCACTTTTACAAAAATATAATTTAGAGCCAAAACGAATGAAAAACTGCTATACAAAATGGAATGAAAACTCAAAAATTTGCCTTTTAGAAGCAATAAAAGATGCAAAGAAAGGATTTTCTATTGAAATGCCAATTTTTGTTTATGATGAAAATGGAAGAAGAAGTGAATATGTTGAGAATTTGTATAAATAA
- a CDS encoding DUF4870 domain-containing protein: MDNNIGEKKSIAGLRAYAAAFLINLSFFAGFRIEAASFPIKLSFSMGFSLLIPIIALILEQENGFVRAYAKQTLAVTVLLLISTFLNIIIVVGNILFFVIFVILSVFQIIATVSSVLKKEFKIPFIEKITDLLFVD; the protein is encoded by the coding sequence ATGGACAATAATATTGGTGAAAAAAAATCAATTGCAGGATTAAGAGCTTATGCTGCAGCTTTTCTTATAAATCTAAGCTTTTTTGCAGGATTTAGAATCGAAGCCGCTTCATTTCCAATAAAATTAAGTTTTTCAATGGGATTTAGCCTATTAATACCAATAATTGCATTAATTCTGGAGCAGGAGAATGGATTTGTAAGAGCCTATGCAAAACAGACATTGGCAGTAACAGTGCTATTGTTAATTTCGACATTTTTAAATATTATTATAGTAGTGGGAAATATCTTATTTTTCGTAATTTTTGTAATATTATCTGTTTTCCAAATTATCGCAACAGTATCATCAGTTTTGAAAAAAGAATTTAAAATTCCTTTTATAGAAAAAATTACGGATTTACTATTTGTAGACTAA
- a CDS encoding type II toxin-antitoxin system HicB family antitoxin, with translation MDVFYPAVITKEDGIYYSCLVDFDKFEDGSINYYATFGDNMERAVSNLRETLGLHLADLLDVRKNFPEPSRVEDIKLKENQYLYIISVDPVYEVAKVTNALKKKTLTIPVWLDILAQEKNLNFSQILQKALKKELGIE, from the coding sequence ATGGATGTATTTTATCCAGCAGTGATAACTAAGGAAGATGGAATTTATTATAGTTGTCTTGTTGATTTTGACAAGTTTGAAGATGGAAGTATAAATTATTATGCTACATTTGGAGATAATATGGAGAGAGCTGTTTCTAATTTAAGGGAAACATTGGGTTTGCATCTGGCTGATTTACTGGATGTAAGAAAAAATTTTCCTGAACCTTCAAGAGTAGAAGATATAAAATTGAAAGAAAATCAGTATTTGTATATTATTTCTGTTGATCCAGTGTATGAAGTGGCAAAAGTTACAAATGCACTTAAAAAGAAAACTTTAACAATTCCTGTTTGGTTAGATATATTGGCACAGGAAAAAAATCTGAATTTTTCACAAATTTTACAAAAAGCATTGAAAAAAGAATTAGGTATTGAGTAG
- the recN gene encoding DNA repair protein RecN codes for MLRELRLNNLAIIKNLDLEFNEKFIALTGETGAGKSIILDGISLLIGERSHTDMIRNGEESLFAEGIFELNENQKKRLNELGFEIDDDELIITRHFDRNAKSKITVNGARLTLSRLKELMVNIIDLVGQHEHQFLLNNEYHLHLLDRFLDDEGRALSRKIRENVNKIKALNAKIKNIEDEKAKIAEKKDILEFQFNEIESLELEENEDEELEEEYKILFNAGKISEKLDETSQLLKEGEFSILTALGRARRNLEQLSDLSESYSELYDKIESVLYEVEDISYSVDNLAGDVEIDDDRLEKVVERINAINKLKLKYGSTIKEILEHRDKIEKDLSLVEFENEELKNLKLLKKELVNQYFIDSEKLSEIRMEISESLQNTIDIQLSDLNMENAKFKVEITKTEEITSHGINNAEFMITTNVGETFKPLAKIASGGEISRIMLALKTVFSTVDNISVLIFDEIDTGISGETVRRVAEKLRELSRNTQIICVTHSPQIAGKAQQQFFIKKEIENNFTETKVRELNTEERIREIARIISGDNITEASVNHAKEIMGLWDKKVLI; via the coding sequence ATGCTAAGGGAATTAAGATTAAATAATCTAGCAATAATAAAAAATTTGGATTTGGAATTTAACGAAAAATTTATTGCATTAACTGGAGAAACAGGAGCTGGGAAATCAATTATTTTGGATGGAATTTCACTATTAATTGGTGAAAGAAGTCACACTGATATGATTAGAAATGGTGAAGAAAGCCTTTTTGCAGAAGGTATTTTTGAATTAAATGAAAACCAAAAGAAAAGGTTGAATGAACTTGGGTTTGAGATTGATGATGATGAACTTATTATAACTAGACATTTTGATAGAAATGCAAAATCAAAAATAACAGTAAATGGAGCAAGACTGACTTTATCTCGACTAAAGGAACTTATGGTAAATATTATTGATTTAGTCGGACAACATGAGCATCAGTTTTTGCTAAATAATGAGTATCATTTACATCTTTTGGACAGATTTTTAGATGATGAAGGAAGGGCACTTTCTAGAAAAATACGAGAAAATGTAAATAAAATAAAAGCATTAAATGCAAAAATAAAAAATATTGAAGATGAAAAAGCCAAAATTGCTGAAAAAAAAGATATTTTAGAATTTCAATTTAATGAAATCGAAAGTTTGGAACTAGAAGAAAATGAGGATGAAGAACTGGAAGAAGAGTACAAAATACTTTTTAATGCTGGAAAAATTAGTGAAAAGTTAGATGAAACATCACAGTTACTAAAAGAAGGTGAATTTTCGATTTTAACAGCACTTGGCAGAGCAAGAAGAAATCTCGAACAACTTTCAGACTTGTCTGAATCATATAGTGAACTGTATGATAAAATTGAGTCAGTTTTGTATGAAGTTGAGGATATTTCCTATTCTGTGGATAATCTAGCTGGAGATGTTGAAATAGATGATGACAGGCTGGAAAAAGTTGTGGAAAGAATTAATGCAATTAATAAGCTAAAATTAAAATATGGCTCTACAATTAAAGAAATTTTGGAACATCGGGACAAAATCGAAAAAGATTTATCACTTGTTGAATTTGAAAATGAGGAACTAAAAAATTTAAAACTTCTAAAAAAAGAACTAGTGAATCAATATTTTATTGATAGTGAAAAACTTAGTGAAATCCGTATGGAAATTTCAGAAAGCCTTCAAAATACGATTGATATTCAGTTGAGCGACTTAAATATGGAAAATGCAAAATTTAAAGTGGAAATTACAAAGACAGAAGAAATTACATCTCATGGAATAAATAATGCAGAATTTATGATTACAACAAATGTTGGAGAAACATTTAAGCCACTTGCCAAAATAGCATCTGGCGGAGAAATTTCACGTATAATGCTAGCTCTTAAAACCGTATTTTCTACAGTTGATAATATTTCTGTACTGATTTTTGATGAAATTGATACTGGAATTTCTGGAGAAACTGTCAGAAGAGTTGCTGAAAAATTACGGGAACTTTCGAGAAATACACAAATTATCTGTGTAACACATTCTCCACAAATTGCTGGAAAAGCACAGCAGCAGTTTTTCATCAAAAAGGAAATTGAAAATAACTTTACAGAAACAAAAGTACGGGAATTAAATACGGAAGAAAGAATAAGGGAAATTGCAAGAATTATTTCAGGAGACAACATTACAGAAGCGTCTGTTAATCATGCTAAGGAGATAATGGGGCTATGGGACAAAAAAGTATTAATTTAA
- a CDS encoding tyrosine-type recombinase/integrase: MGQKSINLKNMAKENLNLTEHISKTEEKNNENNSKSKRKVQKKKISRENKTQIREFLDFLEFEKGSSKNTITGYNRDLLQFFQFAQKNFSEIEEKDIFEYIENLNEKLRRNSVLRKVSALKTFYKFCYLNKDVEKDPTGMIKTLKREQRLPEILTLKEMKQIVDNCPHTPEGMQNKLIIKILIATGARISETLNLEIKDVENQDYEFIKVLGKGSKYRIIPIYDSLENEIKNYLATYRPKLKNSSESFKIFPNTRREKFWKDLKTIAKNAKIEKNVYPHIFRHSLATILLGNGADVRIVQEILGHANITTTEIYTHVEKSKLKMIYDNIKLGDD; the protein is encoded by the coding sequence ATGGGACAAAAAAGTATTAATTTAAAAAATATGGCAAAAGAAAATTTAAATTTAACTGAACATATTTCCAAAACAGAAGAAAAAAATAATGAAAATAATTCAAAAAGCAAAAGAAAAGTTCAAAAGAAAAAAATATCACGTGAAAATAAAACGCAAATTAGAGAATTTCTTGATTTTCTTGAATTTGAAAAAGGAAGTTCCAAAAATACTATTACTGGATACAATCGTGATTTGCTACAATTTTTTCAGTTTGCTCAAAAAAATTTTTCTGAAATTGAAGAAAAGGATATTTTTGAATATATAGAAAATTTGAATGAAAAATTGAGAAGAAATTCGGTATTGAGAAAAGTTTCAGCCTTAAAGACATTTTATAAATTTTGTTATTTAAATAAAGACGTGGAAAAGGATCCGACAGGAATGATAAAAACTTTGAAACGTGAACAAAGGCTTCCTGAAATTTTAACACTAAAGGAAATGAAACAAATTGTCGATAATTGTCCTCATACGCCTGAAGGAATGCAAAACAAGCTCATTATCAAAATTCTCATTGCAACTGGAGCAAGAATTTCAGAAACCTTAAATCTGGAAATAAAAGATGTGGAAAATCAGGACTATGAATTTATAAAAGTGCTTGGAAAAGGTTCAAAATATCGTATAATACCAATTTATGACAGTCTTGAAAATGAAATAAAAAACTATTTGGCTACTTACAGACCAAAATTAAAAAATTCGAGCGAAAGTTTTAAGATTTTTCCAAATACTCGACGGGAAAAGTTTTGGAAAGATTTAAAAACCATTGCAAAAAATGCAAAAATTGAAAAAAATGTTTATCCTCATATTTTTAGACATTCACTTGCGACAATTTTACTTGGAAATGGTGCAGATGTGCGTATTGTCCAAGAAATATTAGGACACGCCAACATTACAACAACTGAAATTTACACACATGTGGAAAAGTCCAAACTAAAAATGATTTATGATAACATAAAGTTAGGAGATGATTAG
- the secG gene encoding preprotein translocase subunit SecG, whose translation MLENLLIIALVILSIIMISVILLQPDRSQGLAKSSANILDEEKEGIEKFTEVVATLFLVVAILFQIVR comes from the coding sequence GTGTTAGAAAATTTATTAATTATAGCTCTAGTAATTTTATCAATCATCATGATAAGCGTAATTTTACTACAGCCAGACAGAAGCCAAGGTTTAGCAAAAAGTTCTGCTAACATATTGGATGAAGAAAAAGAAGGAATTGAAAAATTTACAGAAGTAGTTGCAACATTATTTCTAGTTGTTGCAATCTTATTCCAAATTGTAAGATAA
- the tpiA gene encoding triose-phosphate isomerase: MRKVIVAGNWKMNKTAKEAAQFFNELKPLVADVKNAGIVIGAPFTALETATRETAGSNIKIAAENMNAKESGAYTGEVSPLMLKDLGVEYVILGHSERREYYHETDEIINEKVKSALAHDLKPILCFGETLEEREAGTTNDVVKTQITGGLKDVTAAEMANVVLAYEPVWAIGTGKTATPEQAQEVHAFIRGLLTDLYGKEVAENVTVQYGGSMNDANAADLIAQTDIDGGLVGGASLIPEKFAVIIKAGDTAAK; this comes from the coding sequence ATGAGAAAAGTAATAGTAGCTGGAAACTGGAAAATGAACAAAACTGCAAAAGAGGCTGCACAATTCTTCAATGAATTAAAACCTTTAGTAGCAGATGTGAAAAATGCAGGAATCGTAATTGGAGCACCTTTCACTGCACTAGAAACAGCAACTAGAGAAACTGCAGGAAGCAACATTAAAATCGCTGCTGAAAATATGAACGCTAAAGAAAGCGGAGCATATACTGGAGAAGTTTCACCATTGATGTTAAAAGATTTAGGTGTAGAATATGTAATTTTAGGACATTCTGAAAGAAGAGAATATTATCACGAAACTGATGAAATCATCAATGAAAAAGTAAAATCAGCATTGGCTCACGATTTAAAACCAATCTTATGTTTCGGAGAAACTTTGGAAGAAAGAGAAGCTGGAACTACTAACGATGTTGTAAAAACTCAAATTACTGGTGGATTAAAAGACGTAACAGCCGCTGAAATGGCAAACGTTGTACTTGCTTACGAACCAGTATGGGCAATTGGAACAGGTAAAACTGCTACTCCAGAACAAGCTCAAGAAGTTCATGCATTCATCAGAGGATTATTAACTGATTTATACGGAAAAGAAGTTGCAGAAAACGTAACAGTTCAATATGGTGGATCAATGAACGATGCAAATGCAGCTGACTTAATCGCTCAAACAGACATTGACGGCGGATTAGTAGGAGGAGCAAGTTTAATTCCTGAAAAATTCGCTGTAATAATAAAAGCCGGAGATACAGCAGCTAAATAA
- a CDS encoding type II toxin-antitoxin system HicA family toxin, with product MSYRKIEKRFRKLGGKVVRIKGSHYQWMIPGVKGVVTVPYSKDIPVGTLKSIEKQVGIKL from the coding sequence ATGTCATATAGAAAAATCGAAAAAAGATTTAGAAAATTAGGTGGAAAAGTTGTACGTATAAAAGGAAGTCATTATCAATGGATGATCCCAGGTGTAAAAGGTGTGGTCACAGTACCATATTCAAAAGATATACCTGTAGGAACATTAAAAAGTATTGAAAAACAAGTCGGGATTAAACTCTAG
- a CDS encoding YebC/PmpR family DNA-binding transcriptional regulator: MGRHGTIAGRKEAQDKKRAASFTKLVRLITVAARGGENPEFNVALKHAIEKAKAINMPNDNINRAIKKGAGTDGSTAFETLNYEGYGPAGVAIIVEALTDNKNRTASSVKVAFDRNGGNLGVSGSVSYMFGRKGEIIIEKTDDIDEEALMEVALESGMEDMETLEDSFYITTEPSNFDAVADALRNAGYTLLEADIQYLPSIEVDTLGEEDLQKLKKLIDTLENDDDVQKVHHNYAGEL, from the coding sequence ATGGGAAGACATGGTACAATAGCAGGGCGTAAGGAAGCACAGGATAAAAAAAGAGCTGCATCATTCACAAAACTTGTTAGACTTATAACAGTGGCAGCAAGAGGCGGAGAAAATCCTGAATTTAACGTAGCCCTAAAACACGCAATCGAAAAAGCAAAAGCGATTAATATGCCTAACGACAATATTAACAGGGCAATCAAGAAAGGAGCAGGAACTGACGGTTCGACAGCTTTTGAAACGTTAAATTACGAAGGATACGGACCAGCAGGAGTTGCTATTATTGTAGAAGCTCTTACTGATAATAAAAATAGAACTGCTTCATCTGTAAAAGTAGCTTTTGATAGAAATGGCGGAAATCTTGGTGTTTCTGGATCAGTTTCGTATATGTTTGGAAGAAAAGGTGAGATTATTATTGAAAAAACTGATGATATTGATGAGGAAGCATTAATGGAAGTAGCACTTGAATCTGGAATGGAAGATATGGAAACTCTGGAAGACAGTTTTTACATCACAACTGAACCATCTAACTTTGATGCAGTAGCAGATGCTTTAAGAAATGCAGGATACACATTGCTGGAAGCAGATATTCAATATTTGCCTTCTATCGAAGTTGATACTCTTGGTGAAGAGGATTTGCAAAAACTTAAAAAATTAATTGACACTCTGGAAAATGACGATGATGTTCAAAAAGTTCATCATAACTATGCTGGAGAATTATAA